The segment CACTCCAAAGAAACAAGACCCTAATAGACAATATTTCGAGATTGATTTTATGTTAAGTCatgtaattgttattaacGATTGGATGCACGAATTATATACAGAACGATTTCCAGATCGTAGAACTGGTATTGTCGGTCAACTACCTGATACTGTATTAATTAATGGGAAGGGGCAATTTACAGTAAGTATATTCGTTTAACGATAGGTTGAGTCAAAAATTAAGAACGTTGAGTTGAACAAGATttgattaaacaatttttttattcttgccTCTCCAGACTTTACAACTGGAGAGGATTGttccataaattattttatatttacgacATACGTTCAGAATGCTAATGATATTACTACAATTACTTCCTTAGAAGTAATTACTGTGGAAGTAAGTAGACATCATCATTTCCGATTAGTTAATCCTTTTATACAGAGTTATGAGTATGGATCAACCACTGGAACTTTATTCATTAACGTCAGAAAAttcgttaattataattgtagaTTACGTGAAACAACTTGATaaggaggaaaaaataaagagaaatttgGATACTCCAGGCAAAGATACTATTGTTGTTCCGGATAATGGATATGTTATAATTCGATTCCGCAAAAAGAATATGTATGCTGTGAGTTTAGTTGGTCCATATTTTTCCCAACAACttcataaaattatcgaaatattttagatttgtATAAGGAATTACAAGTTAGATACTTAAATCTGtgcaaaattttctaaaagcagtgtttataaatatttgaatattttacaatgttgaaattaatagtttatataataacaataatttattgatcaatattttttattgtcaaGGATATTGGTTATTCCACTGTCACTTCATTTATCAACAAGCAATTGGTATGGAGATTGTTCTCAATGTCGGAGAACAAGAAGATTTACTGTACCTCGACTTTTCCCGAAATACGGTAATTTTAAGCCTCCCATTGAGAAAAGACTGAAACCGAAGTAGAATTAGACTACGAAGTGGATGTCTTAGAAGGTCAATTATACTAATTCATGTTTATGAGCTTCTGTtaagatattataaaaatatagtttccGATGGTGTTTTGTTTCTACTTAATACcggttaattttattaaagtaaattaggtaaataatttcactagtataaaactataattttaataatagttatcacgttatttgttaatttattgatattcGTGAATAAATTTACGTTACCTTCACTTTGTGCATGGTCGAAAAAATATGTGTTTTAatgatattatacaatttacgTTAGTTACAATTTATATCGTCAATTCGTATATCAACTATCTTCCTTCCATCATTATTTTTCAACTTACTAGGTATCTATTGATTATTCTAATTCAAAGTTAATAAAAAACTTAATACTCTTGCGACAAAACTCTTTACTACTGTAAAGAGAAGACGAGTATTGATACTGCAAGCACCAATGTAGTCCACATATTTGAATTTACTTGAGATCCTATACCATGGTAATtacttgtaatattatttatccaCTGTTCGTAAGGAAACACTCTGGTGTACACGCTGAGGTAGTCACATGATCGACCATAAGAAACAATCCCCACTTGTATACCATTAAAAACCAAAGGACTACCAGGATCACCCTACGGCAAACaatatcgatataaatttcaatgacTTTATAACAGAGttatattgaattaaaatttatcattgtTACGCGAAATTAGAGTTACTACAAATTGGTATTACCAAAAATACAACTACtagaaacgaaacaaaactCTATCTTATTGATACATTCTTAGCAATGAACTTGATCAAACGTTATAGtcaaatgaattataaaactAAATTCAATGCACTCACGGAGCAAACTTCTTGATTTCGTCTTGCACTCGagcatatattattttttgttgcCATCCAATCGTACATTTGGCACACTTCCTGCGACACTATAGTTACATTTAGCGCTTGCAACACGTTAGACATGCCGCCTGATCCACTCtgcaatgaaaatttgttgaaaaaaatttcgatcgaaaatttttatcgaattatataataaatgcaatatataaataatccttgcaaacaatttttaaaatattctacaaatttgtaatttaaaatgtatttatcggttacaataattttaatttataaaaccaTTTACGTTTAATTTTCCCCAACCGGTTACCACAGCGTTTGTTTCTTGAGGTACGTAATACACCTTTGCAAGTGGAATCGGTTGAATTTTGTcgttatatttaatgtatCCATTTACGAGTATTAAGCCGATATCATTACGGACTAGGTATTCGTTGTAAAATTCGTGCCAAATCAATTTGTTGACTGTGTGAACAATACCAGGTTGCGATAAATAATTGGTTCCAACAACAACCGTCATTTGTGATGGTACTTTCCTATAAATTTCCATGAATATACGAAGAatgagaaataaagaaattataggcaaaatgaaaaatatgtttataaaaaagtACAGTTTATGAAGTAAGAACCtatcttttattgtttcattttctgatgtttcaaatttcatgATTCGAAGTTATCTTTGATAGTTTCTCAACGATCGAAGGGAGTACTTAGATTTAATAGatttaatttatctaaaataaatattaaattgcgCAAGAAATAGTGTTATCGATATCATTGATAGATACATTTTTAGTAGctttgatattataaatagaaatttcgttcgattcaTAATGACAGTTTGCCAGGTAATATCGTCTTAACTTCAATAAGACCTTAATGCAACATCAATTGCATTTTGAAGATGacaatatatatcgtatatttcatcatgtatatcgtatttatttctatttctcaaCTTTGACCTTTTATTATATCTCTATAATGTGTTCTCCTATGCAATACGAAAActttgaaacattaaaaataaatgtatctttataataaaaaataaattaggaAAACGTGtgttattaaaaatctattattcaatatttattgaGTTACTACTACTTGTACATAAACATGCACAAACAAAATTCTCTCATCAACTGATAATCTCTGccttctttttaatttacgtTGACGTTAATGTTTTagctaatttaaaaaagtgaaaagtatgtaatttaaaaaggtCTGTTGTTGATGATGTAAAagcttcatttttatatttaaaaatgatgaaattaataatatctttaaatacTATAAGGTATCGCATAAGATATCTGTATAAAGTACCATAATATTCCAATACAAagaatataacatttaaagAATGTTTTGTTTAagatgtttatgtaaattttctttctactggtaaatacttttcttacttATAAATACAGCGTGCGGCGGTAAGGATGACATAAGGGTTAATAATTGATGCTCCGCATACGTGTGAACCTCTAATTCTGATTGACGCTTGGTAAGGATATTTACCGTCTTCAGCTTCATTACCACCCACTATACGTGGAACCGAgccttaaataataaatacattgtgtagtatagtatagtaacTTTCATTATAtaagtgaaatattaataatcatgAAGTAAGAGCTTGATCACAATATTTTGTTGTTATTTCATTAAACTGATCTATGGCGAGCTGTTTCTCGCATACTTTGCAGCTTTAAAGCgccgaataaaaaattaactttttaaaattaggGAAACAAACTTACCACTAACAATGGAGGTGGTAATTAAAAAGACAGCCAATGTGTACATAATACTAGAAATTGAAATCTATCCAACCTGTTGTTAACCTGCACGTACTTACATGTGTATTGAATTTATTCACTTTAATGATTAAGTTGAGTagaatgataaaaatacatGTTACTTATCATACGCTCATAAATAATCTCATTTCGCTAATACCTATGGTCATAATCCAAATAGACATAGATAGGccagataaaagaaaaattggaacgtgaaaattaaaagaagacattaagaaatttaggtcgttgtatatttaaaaacatttttgtaaCGCAGGATATAGAaacgtgttatgttataaacaaagttagtaaatatttataaacaaaagtaactttctttatttttttttattgaatgtTTAAAAACTGTATATGCGAAGTATAGTACGCGATAAGACTGATTAAACTcagataaaaattcatttcagaaataaagattaaatatacatatagatattGCAATAAAAAAGACTGTAGTAGAAGgtaattgaaattatcttttattcattttatatttgaaatcgTATTTGTCATAAGTCAAAGTTCTccttgaatttaataaaaaattagcaatcatatgtatattattgttatctCGAATATAAAACTcatatgcgtatatatttaaactttttattagTAAGAGAAATAATGGAAAAGTAGGAAAGAATTAGTTTACTAGCATTTGAATTTTACAAGGAATTCTAGATTGATAAGATTGATATTAATTCTATGCTTCTACAgcttttttatattactataattcTTGAATGTAATGTAAAACTTTAAAACCAGGACAATTGTCTCTGGTCAAATGCTATTAATAAAATctacatattatttttagtgTAAGTCGATGGTTAACAATAGCAGTAAGTAAAAATAGATGGATTAATGTCAACAAATGTATTAAAAGAATAACGAAGTGATGATAAAACATAGACGTAACTTACAActggaaaaatgttttaagttttaaatattaaattttagttttatatatataagttatatatatatatatatatatatatatatatttgtatattttatatatatatatgcaaatCATACTTTATGATATCTATTATATCTATGAGCAAAAATCCATTCGTTCGAACAAAAAGGTGATACATTAAAAGTaagagatataaaatatcttgccaggatgtgacaatatacgtctCTTGAAAGTAAAAGAACATTCGCTGTCACAAATGATAAATTACTTATAACGATTGATAAagcgtaaaaataaaagattttatgtACGATAAGTTTCCGAATGTTTAATCAATGTTTACGAATCACTCCGATAacataagaatttttatatgaactACTTGGGTAcatgtaatgaaatatatcgACGTAAATCAAACATAGAAAAAGCTTTGATAATGGTTTCTATGCCCATCTAATTGATTACTACAAATACTTactacaaataatattttgtattgtattgtattgtattgtacgTAATAGTGGATTATCTAAGggtgtaaaaattttattccttaaGTTTGTCAAACGaattaatttcacttttttgtcttcctctattttttaaatatttagtgAAATATAATCTTCTTCTTTAAAGACGTAAAATATGGTCTTCCCTTAATGGGtagatatgtatattcacGTAAAACTAAATTCCTCGATCACAAGAAGTCCACAATCATGTTATAATCCCACCTGATAATCTATTTCGAAAgcgtaataattaaaatattagctATATCGTAGATCGGTAGAGTGATATGTATTTTTCCTAATTGTAATTACGTGTTTTCAAATCACACACAAAAAAAGACTGATATCATGTATTCAAAGAAATAGTACGTATGTGTTATACGAAAAGGTATTAATCTTATCAAACAATTAATCCAAATTTCGATGAGAGAAAGgtttaaatattgatattatataaactcATAATTTTATAGTTCAGTGCGTAAGAATTGCGATCTCATAATGAATCTTTTGCGGGGAACCTCTTTACTCTTTGTTCTTATTCTTACCGGTAGGAATCTcttttcgtttgaaataattcattatCGTTCAATAAAACGCAAGCAGCAATAATACATCCGGTAGATATTAGAACTGTTTCATCATatcatttatttctgaaactaaaaaaatacattatcGTTAGtgttattgaatattgaattcTTTCAACTCCATACGTGTAGTGTGTTAgtttttttaacaatattataGTTCAAAAACTCTCACAAAAATGGAATagtgtttataatatattctctCGTAGTGGagcttaattatatttttcatgtaattATGTACTACATAATTTGAAGAAGGCGTGATCCAACTTTTCAGTCCTAGTTCAGAATGCAGTCTCACAATCTATCATTGCGGGTTACGCGCCCGGCGTCAGTGGAATGggatttgttaataaaaataactgtTTAACTGACGAACTTCTTGGGGATTATTCCTTGTCAACTGCTGTCGAGTGTGCACGAACATGTAGATCAGGAGAATCAAAGACGTGTTACTATAAATTCGTAATTGAACGTTATCCTGTTAATGGCCAGTGAGTATAACAGCGCAATATTAACAT is part of the Bombus fervidus isolate BK054 chromosome 7, iyBomFerv1, whole genome shotgun sequence genome and harbors:
- the LOC139988768 gene encoding chymotrypsin-1-like — encoded protein: MTVVVGTNYLSQPGIVHTVNKLIWHEFYNEYLVRNDIGLILVNGYIKYNDKIQPIPLAKVYYVPQETNAVVTGWGKLNSGSGGMSNVLQALNVTIVSQEVCQMYDWMATKNNICSSARRNQEVCSGDPGSPLVFNGIQVGIVSYGRSCDYLSVYTRVFPYEQWINNITSNYHGIGSQVNSNMWTTLVLAVSILVFSLQ